The Nitrospinaceae bacterium genome includes a window with the following:
- a CDS encoding HD domain-containing protein: TQSISPAAPAPPPEEELAAPSPFAPEPPAPPAERRTNEAPAGTPGEEPKKRRRSVLAGPEYSALNDGSESDSNLLDPIANNPYSSLRDRSIEFVFKFLQAIANDEVISLDEAEDIVYDCIEEPEAMEHLYTLAVSVIDTSNSMAIHLFNHMVYSLKLGQGLKWPEDRLIRLGVASLIHDVGMCGISQHIRHKEGKLTSEEIAEIRVHPQYGMEIILHMFGDQFQWLAEAIYHEHERENGRGYPQGLSGGEISEYAKIIGLADV; encoded by the coding sequence ACTCAATCTATATCACCGGCTGCCCCGGCACCGCCTCCCGAAGAAGAGCTGGCAGCGCCCTCTCCTTTTGCCCCTGAGCCGCCCGCCCCACCCGCCGAAAGACGAACCAACGAGGCGCCTGCGGGTACTCCTGGCGAGGAGCCCAAAAAGCGGCGGCGCTCTGTTCTGGCAGGTCCCGAGTACTCCGCCCTCAACGATGGGAGCGAAAGTGATTCGAACCTTCTCGATCCAATTGCAAACAACCCCTACAGCTCTCTGCGAGATCGCTCAATAGAATTCGTTTTCAAATTCCTTCAGGCTATCGCCAACGATGAGGTAATTTCGCTCGATGAGGCCGAAGACATCGTCTATGACTGCATTGAAGAGCCCGAAGCCATGGAGCATCTCTACACCCTGGCCGTCAGCGTTATCGACACCTCGAACTCGATGGCGATACACCTGTTCAACCACATGGTTTATTCGCTCAAACTTGGCCAGGGGCTCAAATGGCCTGAGGATCGCCTCATCCGCCTCGGTGTCGCCTCGCTGATTCATGACGTGGGTATGTGCGGCATCTCCCAGCACATCCGCCACAAAGAGGGAAAGCTGACCTCCGAGGAGATAGCCGAAATCAGGGTCCACCCCCAATACGGGATGGAGATTATCCTCCACATGTTCGGCGACCAATTTCAGTGGCTCGCCGAGGCGATCTACCACGAACATGAGCGCGAGAACGGCCGTGGATACCCCCAAGGTCTCTCTGGCGGGGAGATTTCCGAGTACGCCAAGATTATCGGCCTGGCAGATGTCTAG
- a CDS encoding DUF3108 domain-containing protein, with product MMKRLLINTTIALCLCAILAPADVLHAAGASPAPDETFTYNIEFLFFTKAAQGELKFRHIEGNRYKAELIAETKGLVGVLMYGRKNHYISEMVYDPVKRRFISRLYTKLIHKPDGTERTTAAIDHKSRTVSWKYFWKDKLEGSGVDPMPPGARVEELLSAFFNFRNGRLGALTPGKKVTLFTLPDYKAKATDKNPEGEEKKFQRIEIRIPTAKAEREYRIKYERKEKKGVLALVKLPKNIFGQETGEVRVWLDTNMVPLAATVEDAILFGDVHGVLAKTATTR from the coding sequence ATGATGAAACGGCTCCTTATTAATACAACCATTGCGCTATGCCTTTGCGCCATTCTTGCTCCCGCCGATGTCTTGCACGCCGCAGGCGCCTCGCCTGCGCCCGATGAAACTTTCACCTACAACATTGAATTTCTATTTTTCACCAAGGCGGCGCAAGGCGAGTTAAAATTCAGGCACATAGAGGGCAACCGCTACAAAGCCGAGCTTATCGCCGAAACCAAGGGCCTGGTCGGCGTTCTCATGTACGGCAGGAAAAATCACTATATCTCGGAAATGGTGTATGACCCGGTAAAGCGGCGCTTCATAAGCCGCCTCTATACCAAGTTGATACACAAACCAGACGGCACGGAGCGCACAACGGCGGCCATCGACCATAAAAGCCGCACTGTGAGCTGGAAATATTTCTGGAAAGATAAGCTTGAGGGAAGCGGAGTCGACCCGATGCCGCCGGGAGCGCGTGTCGAGGAACTCCTTTCGGCCTTCTTCAACTTCCGCAACGGCAGGCTTGGTGCGCTTACGCCGGGGAAAAAAGTGACACTTTTCACCCTCCCGGACTACAAGGCCAAGGCGACTGACAAGAATCCCGAAGGGGAGGAAAAAAAGTTTCAAAGAATTGAGATCCGGATACCCACCGCCAAGGCCGAGCGCGAATACCGGATAAAGTATGAGCGGAAAGAAAAAAAGGGCGTTCTCGCCCTGGTGAAGCTTCCTAAAAACATCTTTGGCCAGGAAACGGGCGAAGTGCGCGTCTGGCTCGACACGAATATGGTGCCGCTTGCCGCGACGGTTGAGGACGCCATTCTCTTCGGTGATGTTCACGGCGTTCTCGCCAAAACAGCAACCACTCGCTAG
- a CDS encoding YraN family protein has translation MNLERGLRGEEAACKLLRRSGFKIIERNYRGPRYEVDIIAREGDVIAFVEVKTRPPGGASDGAEAIGAQKQHRIARAAEHYLMTHPDAQQAFCRFDVVLIEAESGKEAGGGQLIRDAYR, from the coding sequence ATGAATCTTGAGCGCGGCCTCAGGGGAGAGGAGGCTGCCTGCAAGCTATTGCGCCGCAGCGGCTTCAAGATTATCGAGCGTAATTACAGGGGACCCCGCTACGAGGTGGACATCATCGCGCGCGAGGGTGATGTCATTGCGTTTGTCGAGGTGAAAACGCGCCCGCCGGGCGGCGCCTCAGATGGCGCCGAGGCTATCGGTGCTCAAAAGCAACATCGAATCGCCCGCGCAGCCGAGCATTATTTGATGACGCACCCCGATGCGCAGCAGGCTTTTTGCCGGTTCGACGTGGTTTTGATTGAAGCTGAATCTGGAAAAGAGGCGGGCGGGGGGCAGTTGATACGGGACGCCTACCGCTAG